GATCAAATTTCGGTTTCAACAGTATCTTGCCTGTCTTTAGCATCACACCCCATTTGCCATTTTTCAGAAATGCTACGTACCCATCTTTTACTTCGCCTATTAAATCATAGTTCAGTGGTGTTAAAGTTTCTCCGTTTATTTTCGCTAACCCCCACTTCCCATTGAGATAAACTACAATTATGTCTTTGTCTGCTATCCAAATAGAATCATACTTTGGCTTAATAACAAACTTCCCATTTTCTGCAATCAACCCCCACTTGTCCCTAACCTTGACTGCCGCAAAACCATTGTTAAATACTGTTATATCATGTGCTTTTATATCTACTGTCTTTCGTGAATCAAGATTTACTAAAGTTATGACTCCATTATTTTGATTTATTGAAATCATTTTGTTTGAGGAAACAACTACTGAATCCCTTTTAAAAGTTTTATCTAATATTTTACCGTCAGAAAACATAATGTACAACTTTTTATCTTTTTTAAGCTCTATCCAGCCTTCATTGTGGACCCATATTTCATCATAAATCAACGGAAAAACTTCTGATAACGTTTCAAGATTTAAAATGCTCCACTTATTGTTTCTCATAACAGGTAACATTTTCCCAATGTTTAATGAAAAGTTGCTATAGTTTTCCTTACTTTCCTTTTTATTTTTGATCGATATTATTTTGTAACTATCTTTTTCTTTAGCAACAATGACTCCCTTATAATTCAAAATTTGTATTTCTTTGTATTTATATGGTATAATTTGATTTCCTTTCTCATCAATAA
The sequence above is drawn from the Caldicellulosiruptor bescii DSM 6725 genome and encodes:
- a CDS encoding WG repeat-containing protein gives rise to the protein MPIVKSFIIVLILTLLITTIYSTATIVIRKNIAKHFFTISDENYQNVAYLNNKLVMFEKNSKWGIMDIQGKIVVKPTYERILLESEGMIPVKLKNKWGFIDIYGKVKIKPQFDNVTAFTDQLAAVCVNNRWGIIDKSGKYTIKPQYQDIIIHPNKMIQTKKYNKWGIIDEKGNQIIPYKYKEIQILNYKGVIVAKEKDSYKIISIKNKKESKENYSNFSLNIGKMLPVMRNNKWSILNLETLSEVFPLIYDEIWVHNEGWIELKKDKKLYIMFSDGKILDKTFKRDSVVVSSNKMISINQNNGVITLVNLDSRKTVDIKAHDITVFNNGFAAVKVRDKWGLIAENGKFVIKPKYDSIWIADKDIIVVYLNGKWGLAKINGETLTPLNYDLIGEVKDGYVAFLKNGKWGVMLKTGKILLKPKFDQITLHTKNYIFARQNDTWFLIVIKNNKKYFYRFKTFSVIRVNDNIWAYTTEKGMKVIILKK